The Dreissena polymorpha isolate Duluth1 chromosome 8, UMN_Dpol_1.0, whole genome shotgun sequence genome includes the window tggagcatacattttagatacaaataaaactcttgttttggaaatgtatgaactgaatgtcacagaacaagtgtttgaaaattgaaatgcagtctactcgcaaagaaaaatacatttaacagttacaggattatcgttcgaaaatgcaaaataaaagacaaacatgattaaatttatatgcaagtggatctgtgtttaatcagattcatgtgcatattctgctttattatgtttgccactcttAACAGTTttctgtaatggcatgttagtgaaatggatatttaaaggtaaacttatttaatatattaatgtctcttagctaaatacatcgacaacactcaattatatatatttagagcgttaatatatccacaaactgaaactaacacgcttaatttatttccccaaatcaagttttcatgcttatgttagttgcaataatacaactcccagctattgaccctctgagctagTACGTTTGTACTCATacaagctcagagcattcaagaagaactaatgcttatgttcagtttgccctttcgtaaatttactttgccatgccgagactatgcACTATCCGGTCAAACACTTttaattgaggcctgtaaaaatttAAACTGGCCTGTGAAtggtttctcctggtaggcaagtctggcctgtaaaatgtgacggtctttcgccatgtctgaattGTTCCATTAAACGCTTTGGGcagtctttctacactccttcaatgcttgttgcatgctaattaagcccaatttaaggaaaagtttaagttaaaaataaaagctgtctggcagttaaataatgacaaatgcatttgagcaattaacatcatataatgaaacataattatttgatgtaataacacacaagcatgcagttgatattaatatatgcaagaaacagcaaacaagataatgttaagctacatgtACATAGGGCTTcatacactgcaacagtgctttaataacagtgttttaaatattcatagactataagtgtattaaaaatataatttctcaaataaaataaaataattttcctacctaccttcccacctgtaaaatttagggtcggttaagggcaaaccaacaatattttaattgtggccttagTAAGGCTcatgtcaaaaaggtgccatttaaggccctattatcagttttggatgcccaacctgtataggtgagaagactgtggggaAAGTGGGGCATGatgaacaactcatacacagtaattaacaggttcttgttgaatcaagcacatgcttatctgagcattcataattcattagaattgaaaaaaagttcaatcaaacagaaaaatccaattgactaactttgactaatttgcaaaatttgaatcccggacaatcgcacctacaaacaatcgctcctacgccaaatttgacagggcggacagtcgctcctacgatgttttgacagggtggacagtcgctcctacgatgtttggacagggcggacagtcgctcctacattattttgtcaaccctgACAATCGCTCCTAAATTATTTGTCAACCCGGTCAGTCGCtcatacattattttgactccacggcaaaatgtagtatacgccgatcaaaggctaacacctataattaaccgacaataAAAATTGTCAACTTGTTAAAAGTAAGCCGattcaacatgagccgatcaatgtgattttaattcttgtccggactatttttcagcaactaatgactggaattaaatgaaaatttatgggaagcttcactaccaagaggagatgcgcatattatcagccggttctcgtcggatgatttttcacagagttatggccctttgaaattttgggttctggttagatgatttatttagagagttatggccctttgaaatgtttaagttgctaaaccatccatcatatTAATTTGtccaaagtttttatttttattttttttattcaatatcatacatacaatgtaaacatgtatatgatcatacaacatagtgattgtacaaagcaatgtagttcagacatgtttttagagagaaaagaaaagaacaacagaggaatagttatgaaaaatgatgagttgtataaagtcagaagaaagcatactggatttgtgtgttttgttgtatattcacaatgatcttgtcagattgaaaaataagaataaaaaaaataaacaaaactattttagagagataaactaacattagagtgaaatgtctataagtggacaaaacattatgagaatttaatccgatccatttttgttcaaagatttgtaatgtgtcattactgagggctatatttctttctcaatctggatttttagttaaAGACTATggagaaaacaattaaaatttgtacttgttttttgtacttcatgtttaagacaaaatatttcatcaatataaccataaaattcacaatattattacagtctattgatttcaatgagttaattctgaaacttacatttaagaaagatacaaatgtagtttaacgtttagttgatgttgttcaagaaaagatattaattgattccaaataggctggatgcgTTTGCATtcccaaaaaagatgttttattatataagtTTCAATgtttcagtgccttccccaggaatttgttcaggcgccccgggggtgggttcgggaggggtgttgacgttgattttttttttaatttaacgtgtcaattcacgttctgtggtgcgttataactaaaaaaacagcgtcaaaagacgtcatttggtgcgctatgactcttcaaaaaaatcccccagtcatttaaaaataatttttttttatattgtttaattgttttaaaacttttccgcacagatagtaaactcccgactcgaacgattccctaatacatccgtttcaacccgactctattactgtatacttactattattcaagtttctatttattacccgataatcccgattatatcaatctctttctggtaaatatttacgataaaagctttcagttatttctttaacacaaaccttgccattttttaagtgactatttatagatttgatgaaatattgcctctgaatatgcgtcaatcccctgacctgttgtgtgcttgttaaaacgctcaatacacaccatttgtatgcaatagacgcgacgttgtacatgctgcataattttcgcgctctttttaattgagaaaaagattcgacacaaaataaattagcactgctaatttgaagcaaaaatatttaacgttgcggtaacatttacattcggaagtgtgtttcggattaaaaacgcgttaacatcgacttacggtaatgggttttggattacaaatttaattattcccatttgagatttcaacaaatattaaccgttgcgttataaattcaacgataatttgtttacacactttacgagtcgaataaatgttttgacggaattatgcatgaaattcacgttgtccacgaggatcacggccggttgccatcatcaggcttctaactatcgattaacggacgaaacatttacaagtgtgcgtaattaattcaacgaaaatttgttaaagcgcattacgtgtcgaataaatgtcagaaaaacgaggtgaatcagttctttaaatggacatgttgaaatatacatgtactggaattaaattaattgttatcacataattgtaactgggagtcatttgcacaacttactcgctataataattaattgtttaccacttgcaattaatttctcgtattaattatgagtcataggtaacacttgtttacagtaaaaaggtgtgatgatgatgcccgaaaccgtctttaatgttctgtactgtactaattaccggttttatattactcaaatggtacagcttcttgctaatcaagctgcgataaactcttacttcatgcccgacgtcaatcaaaaataatggtcgatagttaaccccgccctcataagcattcgcgtaaccgattggacgatgaacttcacagtttgacgactggaaagttaccagatacatccttgtcagcatttaaatgaccgtgtaatgtggctagaataatcgatacgcgcgtcatgatattctcttatcagtggattatccattaccccatgtggtgtttatggcgattacttgtgaaagtaggtaccgagtgctcttttaaaacagggaatattgatacactgatagggaaaccttgatttttttggacaatctccactttcttttactgaagaatacactgatcggaaaatttcaagctcCCCGGgaactctgatttcgaaattcaagcgccccggcaaggggcgcttaaatggcctggggaagaccctgatgttttcactgcagaagtcacacagatttgagtgaGATAATTTGCATTTCAAGAGATATTTAtatgtagctataattctatgcatgtatttatattgaaaatttgtccaaagttatgcccctcaagacgtttccttttatctgaatatatagtgcaatattgtgacaaaaaaaaacctttttttttttttttagatcatcacacaaatgaccaccacaccctcacactatacccccccccccacgccactccccccccccaatttttttattttgaaacggttaaaaaacacaaatatttatttttattattttatttttgaaatactgtccaaccatcgcacccaagaatcccctcccccccgacccccccccttaatttttttctttttcttttaagatcatctcacaaatgaccaccacaccctcacactattataACCccgcagagctccagataagggccgtacagccgtaaatacggctttttcatgaaggtttacgcatttatttttataaactagacgtacaattacgactttaatatcccttttacgcatttaagaaaaaaatctggccgtaccgatacgtccgcATCAGCGTGGTGTGATTTGTTGGTCTcgaacctaacggcgcttttggtaatttaaattaacgaaaagctgTAGAATGGGTTTCGgttttattgtctattctgtcgcgtgatttccggTAACTCATAAACCcgtaaaaaacaatatgtctgcgcacAAGGAATGCCGGctaaaccgaaagcggttcaaaaaaCACTTTGTTGTAATATGatggctacatacggtcgtctAACCAGCCTGACATTCAAACTGTAAACCCAGAAatagacattgtcgccccgatattaaacgatttgattgcatcggagGCTAAAAACGTtggaaaacacgatgggaaacggatccAAACACAAACTATCGAAGATTGGAAAACCACATGATTGGCTGGTCACCGAGAAAATATAAGACGTTCTACGGCATAATTGTGAAATTTGCCGTAGTGCTGCTAAACCTTGTAAATTAAGCACAGTATGGGCCAATGAAGGTTTGAATTATacagtattttttataaactaaAGTAGTTTTACTTGTTCATACATGTAGGTATAATTTTTTGCTCAAGGAAGCAACATATTTTTTGCTTTGCATTCAAAGAATCCACTTTGCAAATGATATTTTCAGTTAAACACCCTTCAATattcaagaacacgggtagtacagtactacctgtatttttggatatggtagtacaggtactaattgattttcagggttactccttttctttctgtcagtggcagtaccgttactaatttcacaaatccttatctggagctctgaacacccccccccttccccccccccaccccatccccccccccccaattttttttgaaacggttaaaaaacacatatatttatgtttattattttatttttgaaataccgtccaagaATCCCATCTCCCCatccccccgaattttttttttcaattttttttttcatttgttttccgcatttttgaaagataatgtaataaatgtccacacccaacactatacacccctcttcactcgatctctccctcctttgtgatttaaattgagagtcccttcccctttaaaaagaaaaaagatgagcggtctgcacccgcaaggcggtgctcttgtttttagtaGTCACCGCAAATCACGGCGATTGCCCCATCGCAGTGTTTCGCGATGATTCTgcagctgatctttatcgcgagATGATCACAGTGAAATCACGGAGGAATCACCGCGAATCACCCGTAGAGTGTTATCGCGGCTTATTGCGGCGAATCACAGCGATTTGTCACGTTGGCCCAAACGCGTTGCTGTgagatttaggcaaaaatcgtgggtcgcgtagtgtagcttctcttgttttgtgaagacagcatgcaaaatattctgtgtgaatgcagcatgtggggttatatgtgacaaagctctagttatacaTAAATGTACATACAACAATGATGTGAATATGACAATGGTATTTTTTTCTTGAATTAATCAAAGGATTTATGGGTAttaataaagttaaatgtaaattgtatttaatattatttcagaAACTAGTCTGTACCGTCCGAAAAATTTGGGTTTCCTCTGTGCAAATTTGTTTATTCACTTACAAAAGCATGCAGCTTCTTTacaattgatacatgtattttaagaATTTGCGATTATTTTTCAAAGTGCAATATGTTATAAAAACTTATAACAGTTCTTAGTACTCTAGCAATATATTTACCCaaaatataagttatttatttatgttcataTGATCTACATGTAACACTTCAAACAAGCATTAgatttaaattgtttgatatgAATAGTGTACACATGTACATAACTTAGCTTATTTGGAGATTAAttaaaaagttttcttttaaTCACAAAGACTGAACATTTAGCAAAGCTTATCATTAAAGTGGAGGTTGAAACAGGAAGTGTTTTTTTGCATCACACACTTTAtgatatacaatgtataaacgCTAACACAATTGTTCCTGGGCATGTTTTTTTAATAGGCTTAATGTcagatttaataatattgtaatgCATATTGGTCATGTGTTTGTCTATTAGGCTCGTGAAATCCATAAAGCTGTGCGTCACTCTGCTGATATGAAACTGTCTGATAGCGATCTCCAAGACTACTTCAAAACATTGAAAGACCTGCTGAGGGATCCCGGCAAGATTTTAAGTCCGAGTCTAAGCCATGATAGCCATGCCCAAAATGCTGTAAAGAAATTAGAAGAGGTAGTATGTTAATGTTGCATGTATGTCCCTTTCAACTTGCACGTTCCCTTGCATAAAAAAGAAGATATTGGTTCAGACATTTGTCTCCATTTGGCTAATCATATGAAACAGATAACAATAAAGCACCCTCCCCTTATCGTTTTGAGCTTCTATGGGCGTAACACGCTCATtgagagcttttgtgatcactttttgtccgtcATTCTTTACAGCATTGTCCGTTGTGTGTTGTCAGCATTTAAACTGTTAACACTTGTAGCCTAATTGATTGACCCATTTTGTGAAACCTTGTCAGAATAGTtagtagagctgtaacgattaggtttgatgcatcgaaaaaccggttcaacgccgccgattcgatttcgataccaatacggccaatttcgattccattcactgcaatcccgatagatccgcattttaaaccttactttccaaatctgTCGTCGaaacgttcttgtcatttgttatacgtcttgtgattggtcaatagccaatatggcatcctatgaatgaatgaataacttgccgagcattacatcagccggtaaaatggcttcttcaaccacaACGAAAGACGCACcctcaaaattaaaatcaaaagtatgggaacatttcatGATTTGCAAAGGTTCTGATGCAagggcaacttgcaaaacgtgttttgtggACGTAAGTTCCctatatggtttgtttactaaactgtgtgcattctgttaagaagtcatctggaagttgtttatatacttgcatggtttttgtttttttctgttaatcacatgtgatacattgtgcattttatgttatttaagaataactcaacaggaggttttgttcaataaatttgttacttataaaacaatgttgtgttttttaattttatttaaaaaattaaacacttttaatGTAccacataataagttaataacaaataccaaacatattaatttatgCTTTGGAcataccaaacatgaaataatttgcaaaataagcagcaaatattttaatttgaatctaattgaaaatACTCGAATCGGAccattggtatcgaaatcgaatcgaatcgaatgatgggtgaatcgttacagctctaatagTTAGGGCAGGTTTGAAAAAAGCTTTTGGGGGTGTTAATCTTTTGCATAGTGTATATATCAACACAAAACTTGCTCACAATATTCATTATCTTCATATCTCGGCTCGAAAGTAATTCTACTCTTCTGGACAACTTGGCTGGCAAGGGTTGGGGCTGTTTTATTtacttgttttataaaatattatcactgtgaaacattgttaacactctggcAGTTATATTTTTTCCGAATCATCAGAAACAATGTTGCAGACATTCAATAAGTTCTAGtaatatatatgcaaattaaaaaaagttcaggTCTATCAAAAAGTTTTGTTGCAAAGGGGATTAATAATATTGTAGTAAATCTTGCAAACAATCTAAAGTCATATGTTTTTTTCTCAACCATCATGAAACGTAAAACCTTCCCTGATAGATAgttgtataatatttttatagagTTTGTACATGTAAATGGTCCCTTACAGCTGTCAAAAATTGCTGTTGTGGGTTGGGCTGTTTTCTGTATATGACAAATATGAAGTCCCATCAATTCACTGTTACTAATATCGTGAGATTACAGACATATTCGTGCGGTCTTAAAACTGCCTGATGTAAAATAATGGGAATTCAATGTTTCACTCAAAATCTTGGATTTGACGATAAACGTCTGATCTGATAAAACACCAATGGCATACACAATTTATGCTGGTTGTTAGATGCAAAAAAGCATGTACATCCCCACTACATTTGCAGCTGTAAGTGCCTTCACACCGAGTGGGAGGCTTTAAGCCTTACACTTATCCGTCAGTCTTTATATACGAACAAAAGTCTTGCATTTTTATGtcctccaccactatagtgggggacataatttttgttttgccctgttggttggttggttgattggtttgtgtgtttgtttgtgcaaactttaacatttgcaataacttttgcaatattgaagatagtaaattatatttggcatgcatgtgtatctcatggagcttcacaatttgagtggtgaaaggtcaaggtcatccttcaaggtcaaatatatgggtcataatcgctcatttaatgtacacttttgcaatattgaagatagcaacttgatacttggcatgcatgtgtatctcatggagccgcacattttgagtggtgaaaggtcaaggtcatcctttaaggtcaaaggtcaaatatatggggacatagtgtttcacaaacccatcgcttgtttaatttgaaatcctttttaaatactgcatgtaTCTCGCTCAAACTTTTACAGATAAAGGTTCTTAATCTGTAAATGATCTTTAAGACAGGAATTTTAGCTGCAACTAGTTTTGGCAGAATGTTGGCCCTTTATCTGTGTTTAGCTACTCTGTGCATGAAGTGTTCAAGGTGAGAtattgtgatcacacttttgTCCGTTGAGATGTGCGGTGTGTGAACTCAACATTTAGCTCATTActactcaagaggccacatttttttccaattttgatgaaactttgacagagttttttttttcacaatctaATTAGTCCATTaagtaggtcaccaggtcaatctTACAAAAAGGTGTGTAacaactctagaggccaaataTATGACTAAATATAGATAGAATTATGTTTATTTAGACAATGTCTAGgcaaagttcaaatatgggtcaagtACATCCACAAACTATGCCTcctggtcaaatcttacaaaaacctttaTACTGCTCTAAAGGCCATATTAATggctcaatcttaatgaaacttggttgtaacgtttttcttgacaatatcgAGACGATTCAAAATCAGACTCAAATCATTATCATATATGAAGCTTTACTAAGCATAACATTTACCTTGCATACTGCCTGATATgaattataatatatacatgtatgaaatatAAAGTACAAAAAGGACATTAAGTGATATTAAAGATAAAGTAACCACTTCACAATGTTAAGTGCTTTAATATTATTTGCACTGCCAGTGTTATTTTGTGTATAACTATCAAGTTATTTTGAttgatattataaatacaaagtaaAATTTGTACCAACAAAGCTCATTTAAAATCAACAAGAACtgtgttattatacccccacaaaacTCGATATTCTTAGTTGTCttgaaattgaatatatataaccGTTACAATTTTCTTTTACAGTTGGAAAATGACACCTTACTTTTGACTACAGCGGAGATGATGTGTCTCCTGGAGGCTGTGGATTCAACTTTGAAGCAGTACTTGAAAGATGTTGCCAAAGATGCTGTTGATGAATCAGTGAATGACCTGAAAGATGTTGCCAAAGATGCTGTTGATGAATCAGTGAATGACCTGAAAGATGTTGCCAAAGATGCTGTTGATGAATCAGTGAATGACCTCAGAGTAATAAACGTGTATCTGTGTATTCATGAAATTGCAGACTTTATGAATCCATGTAAGCAAGAGCTCACCAATCATGCAGATATGCATAAACATGACATCATGGAACAAACAGACACAGGCAAACATGAGATAAAGGTACAAACAGACGCGGGCAAACAGGAGATAAAGGAACACATAGACACAGGCAAACAGGAGGTAAAGGAACACATAGACACAGGCAAACATGCGATAAAGGAACACATAGACACAGGCAAACAGGAGATACAGGAACACATAGACACAGGCAAACAGGAGATAAAGGAACAAACAGACATAGGCAAACAGGAGATAAAGGAACACATAGAGACAGGCAAACAGGAGATAAAGAAACAAACAGACTTAAGTAAACAGGAGATACAGGAATACATAGACACAGGCAAACAGGACTTTGATGAGCACGCAAACAAACGCATTAAGGACATTAATGAACAGTTTGAAAATACTGGTTTTAATGAAACTCCCTACAAACAGTCCTGTGAAGGTATGACTTATTTTCATGTCCCCGCACtatgggacatattgtttttgctctgtctgttggttggtctgttggttggtttgcgccaactttaatattttgcaataacttttgctatattaaatatagcaacttgatatttggcatgcatgtgtatctcatggagctgcacattttgagcggtgaaaggtcaaggtcaaggtcatctttcaaggtcagaggtcaaatatatctggccaaaaatcgctcattttttgaatactttttaactattgaagatagcaacttgttatttggcatgcatgtgtatctcatggagctgcacattttgagtggtgaaaggtaaaggtcaagttcatccttcaaggtcagaggtcacatatatgtggcccaaatcgcttattttatgaatacttttgcaatattgaagatagcaacttgcaattggcatgcatgtgtaacttatggagttgcacattttgagtggtgaaaggtcaaggtcatccttcaaggtcagaggtcaaatatgtggcccaaatcgcttatttatgaatacttttgcaatattgaagatagcaacttgatatttggcatgcatgtgtatctcatggagctgcacattttgagtggtgaaaggtcaaggtcaaggtcatccttctagttGAGCATGCAATTATACAATTTCAAATGACTTTTTAAACAGCAAGACTAACTTAAATAATCACTATGCTTCAAACAAATGGAATGCGCTTGATCAATAAGATATATACACATGAATGTTACGAAGAAAGTAGGTACAATCTACACATAAAATTAATAAAggttaataaacaaatatattaataattgcaTACGTATGATTCCAATGTTCTTACCTGTgtacaatttaaaacaacataTGAGTCCATGTATGCCTCTTATGATACAACTTATGCTAGTATATGTCATTGTAAGATGGAAATTACTCATGCATGAAGCACGTGAATAATCATTATTGACACTTGGTAATAagcaattattttgataattagaATATTGCCACTAATTTCATTGGAAATTAaagttaaattttttttttacttatgctTTACAGAACTTCAAGGGATTTGGAGAATATTGTCAAAATAGTAGCGAATATTATTACTTTACCAGGTTACCAAGATTTGAACTCGTAATTATGACCTAGATGTTAGCTTCTTTATTCACTGAATGTGAAGAGCCCTTCTACTCAGCCAAATGTAGGCATCAGCATACGTCATTGATTGTTCTGGTAAACTTTAGATGATTAGAAGATCGATAAACATTAGCTGTACTGGGGAGTGATACTCTGTGGTCAGCTCAGGTCACGATTAGACTCAACCTAACTGAGTAGTTCTCTGTACATATCTTTGCAGAAGGAAATGGTTTGGGGCTCATATAAATTATTTGTCAGtgatgtttcaaaataaatactgATAACTACTTAGTTGATATGCAACAAgccattttagctcacctgagcacaaagtgcttatggtgagcttttgtgatcaccttttgtccgtcttcTGTCTTCCATCGTCCATTATTT containing:
- the LOC127842048 gene encoding uncharacterized protein LOC127842048 isoform X3: MASLAGVFKEKERTNWLKAWLALDIAKLGFENFVTSESQNFHDHIYDQVRSTCTSCTTENVRKKNFICPMQICNEVREKIMSEHRYNSGSWNNTDAQEWQTNRGYCEIAKFYIQTDGYAAKTSFQEIDFNGVVSYMLNCKRFESLLSFPITTGKPTTHMPACLLYKAREIHKAVRHSADMKLSDSDLQDYFKTLKDLLRDPGKILSPSLSHDSHAQNAVKKLEELENDTLLLTTAEMMCLLEAVDSTLKQYLKDVAKDAVDESVNDLKDVAKDAVDESVNDLKDVAKDAVDESVNDLRVINVYLCIHEIADFMNPCKQELTNHADMHKHDIMEQTDTGKHEIKVQTDAGKQEIKEHIDTGKQEVKEHIDTGKHAIKEHIDTGKQEIQEHIDTGKQEIKEQTDIGKQEIKEHIETGKQEIKKQTDLSKQEIQEYIDTGKQDFDEHANKRIKDINEQFENTGFNETPYKQSCEAVYYQGNPMGGGTVLPTGQGQAMIMQQKYANYSQGYHTQSQGQPSSFPSKPSRRNQGLPHSDYQDQVDKLPRKPAPNQPQPRSYTQKQQTSGQAKNKALRKPQEASSEKRT